A single genomic interval of Penicillium psychrofluorescens genome assembly, chromosome: 2 harbors:
- a CDS encoding uncharacterized protein (ID:PFLUO_002872-T1.cds;~source:funannotate), translated as MPYTQGGGLADGQKLTFTQRLKEFTPMVLFMTFYLAVTAWNYGYDVSVFSGVQAMEPFIQRFGSYNASTKKYAIASYVTSIMNSFPYLGKLLGCWAAAPMAERIGRKKSILTVIGTSFIGVLLQITATTVPQFTIGRMLCYAMTGICVSVMPAFMAECAPAILRGMVTSQLQLQIVVAQLVASAINFGTSTVDSNAGWRISVGVQFIMPGFLLVFYPFIVESPRWLLSRDRMEDATHSLRRLRKKGSSEELIQEEISLLTQTHGNDGKGSWKEVFTGTNRRRTAIAVIVMVGQQITGQAFVSQYSVVFYKQQGYNNSFELGMIQQALGVAAVMLTTVVVDTFGRRQILIIGGVMNAIFLFIMGAMGSIEKPSLSEKRLMVASVLIWFYFYLLSWASVPYIVLGEASTRRVVEKTSNFAVSLSVVAAFLVSFTAPYLIGAEYANLGGKVGYIYGSLTVLFTALTWWYVPEMKGRSLEELDALFRDGVATHKFSKAEVTFTEVAALKVGEKTPAVAVDHAV; from the exons ATGCCGTATACGCAGGGTGGAGGCCTTGCCGATGGCCAGAAGCTGACGTTTACGCAGCGTTTGAAGGAGTTCACTCCGATGGTGCTGTTCATGACTTT TTATTTAGCTGTCACTGCTTGGAACTACGGATACGAC GTCTCGGTTTTCTCCGGTGTGCAAGCTATGGAGC CGTTTATCCAGAGATTCGGCTCCTATAATGCGTCTACGAAGAAATACGCAATCGCCTCATACGTCACATCCATTATGAACTCGTTCCCGTATCTTGGAAAGCTACTG GGCTGCTGGGCCGCAGCCCCCATGGCAGAGCGGATCGGGCGTAAGAAGTCGATCTTGACAGTCATCGGTACTTCATTCAT TGGCGTACTGTTGCAGATTACCGCTACGACGGTGCCTCAGTTTACCATCGGCCGCATGCTCTGCTACGCTATGACAGGAATCTGTGTTAGTGTCATGCCCGCGTTCATGGCCGAGTGTGCTCCTGCTATCCTCCGTGGAATGGTAACGTCTCAGCTCCAGCTTCAGATTGTCGTTGCGCAACTCGTTGCATCGGCAATCAACTTTGGTACTTCGACCGTTGATTCGAATGCTGGTTGGAGGATCTCTGTGG GTGTGCAATTTATCATGCCGGGATTTCTCCTCGTGTTTTATCCATTTATAGTCGAGTCGCCTCGCTG GCTACTGTCTCGTGATCGCATGGAGGATGCGACGCACTCGCTTCGCCGGTTACGCAAGAAGGGTAGCTCGGAGGAGctcatccaagaagagaTCAGCCTTCTGACACAGACCCACGGCAATGATGGCAAGGGTTCATGGAAAGAAGTGTTCACCGGTACCAACAGA AGACGGACAGCCATTGCAGTTATTGTCATGGTCGGCCAACAAATCACCGGTCAAGCCTTCGTCTCCCAATACTCCGTGGTCTTCTACAAACAGCAGGGATATAACAACTCCTTCGAGCTAGGAATGATCCAACAGGCCCTCGGTGTCGCCGCTGTGATGCTCACCACAGTGGTAGTTGACACGTTTGGCCGACGACAGATCCTGATCATCGGCGGCGTAATGAACgcaatcttcctcttcatcatgggTGCCATGGGCAGCATTGAGAAACCCTCACTTAGTGAGAAACGCCTTATGGTAGCCAGCGTATTGATCTGGTTCTACTTCTATCTGCTCTCGTGGGCTTCAGTGCCATACATTGTCCTGGGCGAGGCGTCCACACGCCGTGTTGTCGAGAAGACGAGTAACTTCGCCGTGTCGCTGTCTGTTGTCGCGGCGTTCCTTGTATCTTTTACGGCGCCGTATCTCATTGGTGCCGAATACGCTAATCTCGGTGGTAAGGTTGGGTATATTTATGGTTCGCTGACCGTGTTATTTACTGCTTTGACCTGGTGGTATGTGCCCGAGATGAAGGGACGCAGcttggaggagcttgatgCCCTGTTCAGGGACGGAGTTGCGACTCACAAGTTTTCAAAAGCCGAGGTTACGTTTACGGAGGTTGCGGCTCTGAAGGTTGGGGAGAAGACACCTGCTGTAGCTGTGGATCACGCTGTGTGA
- a CDS encoding uncharacterized protein (ID:PFLUO_002873-T1.cds;~source:funannotate) — translation MQGAGIGQKFVLGPSFYEGFHNFASTRWVYDIPFAKENHTDSIDEARAAIDHIGYDLEGLEIGNEVDLYVEQGSRPTGWGPQNYTTEFLEYADFLTGALGLPEGPIFQALTLSSGAKADWSTYQFTNTTTKLQETLMNHTFVTSGVDILRRDLDYMKASFPEIQVVLGECGRYTDTQSSLDPSEGIFGSALWTIDYLLYTMSLNVTRVNMQLSKVFGYVAWHPAAYDGLQPEVRAPYYGHLFVGDFMNGSRDFRMSEIPSNDDLLAVYAGYEKNQLARVAIINYEVWNPSYGERPTREFTVKVPKGVLSARISTLTSPGGASSLEGFYWAGRTWTFANNGLGQIVQQEYIEVTAEHGDIQVSVGATEAVLVTLYP, via the exons ATGCAGGGTGCTGGCATCGGCCAGAAATTTGTCCTAGGTCCATCTTTCTACGAAGGCTTCCATAACTTCGCTAGCACTCGCTGGGTCTATGACATCCCATTTGCTAAAGAGAACCACACGGATTCTATTGATGAAGCGCGGGCTGCCATCGACCACATCGGGTACGACCTGGAAGGATTAGAGATCGGCAACGAGGTTGATCTCTACGTCGAGCAGGGCAGTCGCCCCACCGGATGGGGGCCTCAGAACTATACAACTGAGTTCTTGGAGTATGCGGATTTTCTGACTGGCGCCCTTGGCCTGCCCGAGGGCCCCATTTTCCAAGCTCTGACTTTATCATCTGGTGCAAAGGCAGATTGGAGCAC CTACCAGTTCACAAACACAACTACAAAATTGCAAGAGACTCTCATGAACCACACCTTCGTCACTAGCGGCGTCGATATTTTACGCCGCGATTTAGACTACATGAAAGCCAGTTTCCCTGAAATTCAGGTCGTGCTTGGTGAATGCGGACGCTATACTGACACCCAGAGCTCCCTCGATCCTTCCGAGGGCATTTTCGGGTCTGCTCTGTGGACAATCGACTATTTGCTATATACGATGTCCCTG AACGTGACACGAGTCAACATGCAACTGAGCAAAGTCTTCGGCTACGTTGCCTGGCATCCAGCCGCCTACGACGGTCTTCAGCCGGAGGTCCGAGCACCATACTATGGCCACCTATTCGTTGGTGATTTCATGAATGGATCGCGCGATTTCCGCATGAGTGAGATTCCGTCGAatgatgatcttctcgccgtGTATGCGGGCTACGAGAAGAACCAGCTTGCGCGTGTGGCCATTATCAACTACGAGGTGTGGAATCCGTCCTATGGTGAGCGTCCCACGCGCGAATTTACGGTCAAGGTGCCTAAGGGGGTTTTGTCTGCTCGCATCTCCACCCTTACGTCTCCTGGTGGTGCTAGCTCCCTTGAGGGTTTCTACTGGGCTGGTCGGACTTGGACGTTTGCGAACAATGGCCTTGGGCAGATTGTTCAGCAGGAGTACATTGAGGTAACTGCCGAGCATGGAGACATTCAAGTGAGTGTCGGTGCAACTGAGGCGGTCTTGGTTACCTTGTACCCTTAG